One window of Pectobacterium carotovorum genomic DNA carries:
- the pnp gene encoding polyribonucleotide nucleotidyltransferase, with product MLNPIVRKFQYGQHTVTLETGMMARQATAAVMVSMDDTAVFVTVVGAKNAKPGQSFFPLTVNYQERTYAAGRFPGGFFRREGRPSEGETLTSRLIDRPIRPLFPEGFLNEVQVIATVVSVNPQVSPDIVAMIGASAALSLSGIPFNGPIGVARVGYLNDQYVLNPTMDELKESRLDLVVAGTEGAVLMVESEAELLSEDQMLGAVVFGHEQQQIVIQNINALVAEAGKPKWEWHAPEVNVSLEQRVQALSEARLGDAYRITEKQERYAQVDVIKADVVAALQAEEETLNAGDIQEILGNVEKNVVRSRVLAGEPRIDGREKDMIRGLDVRTGVLPRTHGSALFTRGETQALVTATLGTERDAQNIDELTGERTDRFLLHYNFPPYSVGETGMVGSPKRREIGHGRLAKRGVLAVMPKANEFPYTVRVVSEITESNGSSSMASVCGASLALMDAGVPIKSAVAGIAMGLVKEGDNFVVLSDILGDEDHLGDMDFKVAGSREGITALQMDIKIEGITREIMQVALNQAKGARLHILGVMEQAISTPRGDISEFAPRIHTIKISTDKIKDVIGKGGSVIRALTEETGTTIEIEDDGTVKIASTDGEKAKHAIRRIEEITAEIEVGRVYQGKVTRIVDFGAFVAIGGGKEGLVHISQIADKRVEKVTDYLQMGQEVPVKVLEVDRQGRVRLSIKEANAQTQEAAVPSSEE from the coding sequence TTGCTGAATCCGATCGTTCGTAAGTTTCAATATGGTCAGCATACCGTCACATTAGAGACAGGTATGATGGCACGTCAGGCTACCGCAGCGGTAATGGTAAGCATGGATGACACCGCGGTATTCGTTACCGTTGTCGGAGCTAAAAACGCTAAACCCGGCCAAAGTTTCTTCCCATTGACGGTTAACTATCAGGAGCGTACCTACGCTGCTGGACGTTTCCCTGGTGGTTTTTTCCGCCGTGAAGGTCGTCCAAGCGAAGGTGAAACGCTGACCTCTCGTCTGATTGACCGCCCGATCCGCCCTCTGTTCCCAGAAGGTTTCCTGAATGAAGTTCAGGTGATTGCGACCGTCGTTTCTGTTAACCCACAGGTTAGCCCTGACATCGTTGCCATGATCGGTGCCTCTGCGGCGCTGAGCCTGTCTGGTATTCCGTTCAACGGTCCTATCGGTGTTGCACGCGTCGGTTACCTGAACGATCAATATGTCCTGAACCCAACGATGGATGAGCTGAAAGAAAGCCGTCTGGATCTGGTGGTTGCCGGTACAGAAGGCGCGGTTCTGATGGTGGAATCCGAAGCTGAGCTGCTGAGCGAAGATCAGATGCTGGGTGCTGTGGTGTTTGGTCACGAGCAACAACAGATCGTTATCCAGAATATCAACGCTCTGGTTGCTGAAGCAGGCAAACCGAAGTGGGAATGGCATGCGCCAGAAGTTAACGTTTCTTTAGAGCAGCGTGTACAGGCTTTGTCTGAAGCACGTCTGGGTGACGCTTACCGCATCACTGAAAAACAAGAGCGTTATGCACAAGTTGACGTCATCAAAGCGGATGTTGTTGCCGCTCTGCAAGCCGAAGAAGAAACGCTGAATGCGGGCGATATCCAGGAAATTCTGGGTAACGTTGAGAAAAATGTCGTACGTAGCCGCGTGCTGGCTGGCGAACCGCGTATCGATGGCCGTGAAAAAGACATGATTCGTGGTCTGGATGTGCGTACTGGTGTACTGCCGCGTACCCACGGTTCTGCGCTGTTCACCCGTGGTGAAACGCAGGCGTTGGTAACTGCAACGTTGGGGACTGAGCGTGATGCGCAGAATATCGACGAACTGACCGGTGAACGTACCGATCGCTTCCTGCTGCACTACAACTTCCCTCCGTACTCTGTTGGTGAAACCGGTATGGTCGGTTCACCTAAGCGTCGTGAAATCGGTCACGGTCGTCTGGCTAAGCGTGGCGTGTTAGCAGTTATGCCGAAGGCGAACGAATTTCCGTACACCGTGCGTGTGGTGTCTGAAATCACGGAATCCAACGGTTCTTCTTCCATGGCGTCTGTCTGCGGTGCTTCTCTGGCACTGATGGATGCAGGCGTGCCAATCAAATCAGCCGTTGCGGGTATCGCGATGGGTCTGGTGAAAGAAGGCGACAACTTTGTTGTTCTGTCCGACATTCTGGGTGACGAAGACCACCTGGGCGATATGGACTTTAAAGTTGCCGGTAGCCGTGAAGGTATCACCGCGCTGCAGATGGATATCAAGATCGAAGGGATTACCCGTGAGATCATGCAGGTTGCTTTGAATCAGGCCAAAGGTGCACGTTTGCACATTCTGGGCGTGATGGAGCAGGCGATCAGCACACCACGTGGCGATATCTCTGAATTCGCACCGCGTATTCACACCATCAAGATCAGTACCGATAAGATTAAAGACGTGATCGGTAAAGGTGGTTCTGTGATTCGTGCACTGACGGAAGAAACTGGCACGACCATTGAAATTGAAGACGATGGTACGGTGAAGATCGCTTCAACCGATGGCGAAAAAGCGAAACACGCCATTCGTCGTATTGAAGAGATCACTGCCGAAATCGAAGTCGGCCGCGTGTATCAGGGTAAAGTTACCCGCATCGTTGATTTTGGTGCTTTCGTCGCTATTGGTGGCGGCAAAGAAGGCTTGGTGCACATTTCTCAGATCGCCGACAAGCGTGTAGAGAAAGTGACTGACTACCTGCAAATGGGTCAGGAAGTACCGGTCAAAGTTCTGGAAGTTGATCGTCAGGGCCGCGTGCGCTTAAGCATCAAAGAAGCAAATGCGCAAACTCAGGAAGCGGCAGTCCCGTCTTCTGAGGAATAA
- the rpsO gene encoding 30S ribosomal protein S15 codes for MSLSVEAKAKIVADFGRGTNDSGSTEVQVALLTAQINHLQGHFSEHKKDHHSRRGLLRMVSQRRKLLDYLKRKDVARYTSLIERLGLRR; via the coding sequence ATGTCTCTAAGTGTTGAAGCTAAAGCTAAAATCGTAGCAGACTTCGGTCGTGGCACTAACGATAGTGGTTCTACTGAAGTTCAGGTTGCTTTGCTGACTGCGCAGATCAACCATCTGCAAGGCCACTTTTCTGAGCACAAAAAAGATCACCACAGCCGTCGTGGTCTGCTGCGTATGGTTTCTCAGCGTCGTAAGCTGCTGGACTACCTGAAGCGTAAAGATGTAGCACGTTACACCAGTCTGATCGAGCGTCTGGGTCTGCGTCGCTAA
- the truB gene encoding tRNA pseudouridine(55) synthase TruB, with product MSRPRRRGRDIHGVLLLDKPQGVSSNDVLQKVKRIFNANRAGHTGALDPLATGMLPICLGEATKFSQYLLDSDKRYRVIARLGQRTDTSDADGNVIEERAIGFSATDLEQALEGFRGTTQQVPSMYSALKYQGRKLYEYARQGLTVPREAREITVYELQFIRWKGDELELEIHCSKGTYIRTIIDDLGEKLGCGAHVIYLRRLQVATYPTERMVTLEQLAALAEQAQTQEHPLSQSLDPLLMPMESPVIDFPEVNLPPVVASYLKLGQAVQAANAPLTGMVRITEGDAHKFIGMGKIDDDGRVAPRRLVVEFPA from the coding sequence ATGAGTCGTCCTCGTCGCCGTGGCCGTGATATACACGGCGTATTGCTATTAGATAAGCCGCAGGGCGTGTCGTCTAATGATGTTTTGCAGAAGGTAAAACGGATTTTTAACGCTAACAGAGCGGGCCATACGGGGGCGTTGGATCCATTAGCCACCGGTATGTTGCCGATTTGCCTTGGGGAAGCGACGAAATTTTCCCAGTATTTGCTCGATTCTGATAAACGCTACCGTGTTATTGCTCGCCTTGGGCAACGGACCGATACCTCTGATGCCGATGGCAACGTGATTGAAGAACGTGCGATTGGTTTTTCTGCTACCGATCTGGAGCAGGCGCTGGAGGGCTTCCGTGGTACCACGCAGCAAGTGCCATCCATGTACTCGGCGCTGAAGTATCAGGGGCGTAAGCTGTATGAGTATGCGCGTCAGGGGCTGACGGTTCCGCGTGAAGCACGTGAAATCACCGTGTACGAACTGCAGTTCATTCGCTGGAAAGGGGATGAGCTAGAGCTGGAGATTCACTGCTCGAAAGGCACGTACATCCGTACCATTATTGACGATCTGGGCGAAAAGCTGGGCTGTGGCGCGCATGTGATTTACCTGCGTCGTTTACAGGTTGCCACCTATCCTACCGAAAGAATGGTGACGCTGGAGCAGCTAGCGGCTTTGGCCGAGCAGGCTCAAACACAAGAGCACCCACTTTCGCAGAGTCTCGATCCGCTCCTCATGCCGATGGAAAGCCCGGTTATTGATTTCCCTGAAGTGAATTTGCCTCCAGTTGTTGCCAGCTATTTGAAGCTGGGGCAAGCCGTTCAGGCAGCGAATGCGCCTTTGACCGGCATGGTGAGAATCACTGAAGGTGACGCGCATAAATTTATCGGAATGGGTAAAATTGACGACGATGGCCGCGTTGCACCACGGCGTTTGGTTGTTGAGTTTCCGGCGTAA
- the rbfA gene encoding 30S ribosome-binding factor RbfA, giving the protein MAKEFSRTQRVAQEMQKEIAIIIQREVKDPRIGMATVSGVEVSRDLAYAKVFVTFLNDNEPEQVQTAIKALQDASGFIRTLVGKAMRLRVVPALTFSYDNSLVEGMRMSNLVTNVIKNDTERRSVTGEDQED; this is encoded by the coding sequence ATGGCAAAAGAATTCAGCCGCACCCAGCGCGTCGCGCAGGAAATGCAAAAAGAAATCGCCATTATTATTCAGCGTGAAGTGAAAGATCCGCGCATCGGCATGGCGACCGTCTCCGGTGTGGAAGTGTCTCGCGATCTGGCGTATGCCAAGGTTTTTGTGACCTTCCTGAATGATAACGAACCAGAGCAAGTTCAGACGGCAATCAAAGCACTGCAGGATGCGTCTGGTTTTATCCGTACCCTGGTTGGCAAAGCAATGCGCCTGCGTGTTGTCCCGGCACTGACATTTTCCTACGACAACTCGTTGGTTGAAGGGATGAGAATGTCCAATCTGGTGACCAATGTGATCAAAAACGATACGGAACGCCGTTCTGTTACGGGCGAAGATCAGGAGGATTAA
- the infB gene encoding translation initiation factor IF-2: MTDVTVKSLAAEIQTPVDRLIQQFADAGMTKSASDSVTQHEKETLLAHLNRDRGNAPSKLTLQRKTRSTLNVPSTGGKSKSVQIEVRKTRTYVKRDPIDAQQAEEEEQARREAEEQAQRAAEEQAKREADLREAAEKAKRAADEQAKREAAEKAKRDVAEKEKVTNQQNENMTKPAQSEKAKREAEAAELKRKAEETARLKVEEEARRIAEEARRMAEENAGRWEAESAKPEESADYHVTTSHHAREAEDENDRQVEGERRTRTRAAKVTKQKKGNRQSESKADREEARAVTRGGKGKRKPSTLQQSFNKPAQAVNRDVIIGETVTVAELANKMAVKGSQVIKTMMKLGAMATINQVIDQETAQLVAEEMGHKVILRRENELEEAVMSDRDTGVAAESRAPVVTIMGHVDHGKTSLLDYIRSTKVAAGEAGGITQHIGAYHVETDNGMITFLDTPGHAAFTAMRARGAQATDIVVLVVAADDGVMPQTIEAIQHAKAAQVPVVVAVNKIDKPDSDPDRVKTELSQYGIMPEEWGGESQFVHVSAKAGTGIDELLDAILLQAEVLELKAVRSGMANGVVIESFLDKGRGPVATVLVREGTLNKGDIVLCGFEYGRVRAMRDELGREITSAGPSIPVEILGMSGVPAAGDEATVVRDEKKAREVALYRQGKFREVKLARQQKSKLENMFANMTEGEVSELNIVLKSDVQGSCEAISDSLQKLSTDEVKVKIVGSGVGGITETDATLAAASNAIILGFNVRADASARRVVEAESLDLRYYSVIYDLIDEVKQAMSGMLAPEYKQEIIGLAEVRDVFKSPKFGAVAGCMVTEGIVKRHNKIRVLRDNVVIYEGELESLRRFKDDVGEVRNGMECGIAVKNYNDVRPGDMIEVFETIEIKRTIA; encoded by the coding sequence ATGACAGATGTAACCGTAAAATCGCTGGCAGCAGAGATTCAGACGCCGGTTGACCGCCTGATACAGCAGTTTGCTGATGCGGGAATGACCAAGTCTGCATCAGACTCTGTGACCCAGCATGAAAAAGAAACGTTATTGGCGCATTTGAACCGCGATCGCGGTAATGCGCCGAGTAAATTGACGCTGCAACGCAAAACGCGCAGCACGTTAAATGTCCCTAGCACCGGCGGAAAAAGTAAGTCGGTGCAGATCGAAGTCCGCAAGACACGCACTTATGTAAAACGCGATCCGATTGATGCCCAACAGGCTGAAGAGGAAGAGCAGGCACGGCGTGAAGCGGAAGAACAGGCACAACGTGCCGCTGAAGAGCAGGCTAAACGCGAGGCCGATCTGCGCGAAGCTGCTGAGAAAGCGAAGCGTGCTGCCGACGAGCAAGCCAAACGTGAGGCCGCTGAAAAAGCTAAGCGTGATGTAGCGGAAAAAGAAAAAGTGACGAACCAACAAAACGAAAATATGACCAAGCCGGCTCAGTCTGAGAAAGCGAAACGTGAAGCGGAAGCTGCCGAACTTAAGCGTAAAGCAGAAGAAACTGCACGCCTTAAGGTTGAAGAAGAAGCTCGTCGTATTGCTGAAGAAGCTCGCCGTATGGCTGAAGAAAATGCCGGGCGTTGGGAAGCGGAAAGCGCTAAACCTGAAGAATCTGCCGATTATCATGTGACGACTTCTCATCATGCCCGCGAAGCGGAAGATGAAAATGACCGTCAGGTTGAAGGTGAGCGCCGTACCCGTACTCGCGCAGCCAAAGTCACCAAGCAGAAGAAAGGTAATCGCCAGTCTGAGTCCAAGGCTGACCGTGAAGAAGCGCGTGCTGTTACCCGTGGTGGTAAAGGTAAACGTAAGCCAAGTACACTGCAGCAGAGCTTCAATAAGCCCGCTCAGGCAGTGAACCGCGATGTGATCATCGGCGAAACGGTTACCGTTGCTGAACTGGCTAACAAAATGGCCGTTAAAGGCTCTCAGGTCATCAAGACGATGATGAAACTGGGCGCAATGGCAACCATCAACCAGGTCATCGACCAGGAAACCGCACAGCTTGTAGCGGAAGAGATGGGCCATAAAGTCATCCTGCGTCGTGAGAACGAGCTGGAAGAAGCGGTAATGAGCGACCGTGACACGGGGGTTGCAGCCGAATCGCGCGCGCCGGTTGTGACCATCATGGGTCACGTTGACCACGGTAAAACCTCACTGCTTGACTATATCCGTTCAACCAAGGTAGCGGCTGGTGAAGCGGGTGGTATTACCCAGCACATCGGTGCTTACCACGTTGAAACCGACAACGGTATGATTACGTTCCTTGATACGCCGGGACACGCCGCGTTTACCGCAATGCGTGCCCGTGGTGCTCAGGCAACGGATATCGTGGTACTGGTTGTCGCAGCGGATGATGGCGTGATGCCTCAGACCATCGAAGCGATCCAGCACGCCAAAGCGGCTCAGGTTCCGGTTGTTGTTGCAGTAAACAAAATCGATAAGCCTGACTCTGATCCAGACCGTGTGAAAACTGAACTGTCTCAGTACGGCATTATGCCGGAAGAGTGGGGCGGCGAATCTCAGTTTGTCCACGTATCCGCTAAAGCAGGTACCGGTATCGACGAACTGCTGGATGCGATTCTGTTGCAGGCCGAAGTTCTGGAACTGAAGGCAGTCCGTAGCGGCATGGCGAACGGTGTCGTGATCGAATCCTTCCTGGATAAAGGTCGTGGCCCAGTTGCAACCGTACTGGTACGTGAAGGTACGCTGAATAAAGGCGATATCGTTCTGTGCGGCTTTGAATATGGCCGTGTCCGTGCGATGCGTGATGAATTGGGTCGTGAAATCACGTCCGCAGGCCCTTCTATTCCTGTAGAAATTCTCGGTATGTCCGGTGTACCTGCCGCAGGTGACGAAGCAACGGTTGTTCGTGACGAGAAGAAAGCACGCGAAGTGGCCTTGTATCGTCAGGGTAAATTCCGTGAAGTTAAACTGGCTCGTCAGCAGAAATCTAAACTGGAAAACATGTTTGCCAACATGACGGAAGGTGAAGTTTCTGAACTGAACATCGTTCTGAAATCTGACGTTCAGGGTTCTTGTGAAGCGATTTCCGATTCACTGCAGAAACTGTCTACTGATGAAGTGAAAGTGAAGATCGTTGGCTCCGGTGTGGGCGGTATCACAGAAACGGACGCTACGCTGGCAGCAGCATCGAATGCGATTATCCTTGGCTTTAACGTTCGTGCAGATGCATCAGCTCGCCGCGTAGTCGAAGCGGAAAGTTTGGATCTGCGTTATTACTCCGTCATCTATGATTTGATCGACGAAGTGAAACAGGCGATGAGCGGTATGCTGGCGCCGGAATATAAGCAAGAGATCATCGGTCTGGCTGAAGTACGTGACGTCTTTAAATCACCGAAATTTGGTGCCGTCGCGGGTTGTATGGTGACTGAAGGTATCGTTAAACGTCACAACAAGATCCGTGTACTGCGTGACAACGTGGTTATCTATGAAGGCGAGCTGGAATCTCTGCGCCGCTTCAAAGATGACGTTGGCGAAGTCCGTAACGGCATGGAATGTGGTATCGCTGTGAAGAACTACAACGACGTTCGTCCTGGCGATATGATCGAAGTCTTTGAAACGATTGAGATCAAACGTACGATCGCATAA
- the nusA gene encoding transcription termination/antitermination protein NusA translates to MNKEILAVVEAVSNEKSLPREKIFEALETALATATKKKYEQEIDVRVSIDRKTGDFDTFRRWLVVNEVTQPTREITLEAAQFDDPALDVGGYVEDQIESVTFDRITTQTAKQVIVQKVREAERAMVVDQFREQEGEIITGVVKKVNRDNISLEVRPIDGSSTSAEAVIGREDMLPRENFRPGDRIRGVLYSVRPEARGAQLFVSRSRPEMLVELFRIEVPEIGEEVIEIKAAARDPGSRAKIAVKTNDKRIDPVGACVGMRGARVQAVSSELGGERIDIILWDDNPAQFVINAMAPADVVSIVVDEDTCTMDIAVESSNLAQAIGRNGQNVRLASQLLKQHRSDDRWELNVMTVEDLQAKHQAEAHAAIDVFTKHLDIDEEFATVLVEEGFSSLEELAYVPIKELLAIEGFDEETVEALRERAKAALTTLALAHEESLGDGQPAEDLLGLPGLSRELAFKLAAIGVCTLEDLAEQGVDDLTDIEELNDEQAGELIMAARNICWFGDDNE, encoded by the coding sequence ATGAACAAAGAGATTCTGGCTGTTGTTGAAGCAGTTTCCAATGAGAAATCCCTTCCGCGCGAGAAGATTTTTGAAGCGCTGGAAACCGCACTGGCGACAGCGACCAAGAAAAAATATGAGCAGGAAATTGATGTCCGCGTCAGTATCGATCGCAAAACGGGCGATTTTGATACCTTCCGTCGTTGGTTAGTGGTGAATGAAGTCACTCAGCCAACTCGCGAAATTACGCTTGAAGCGGCGCAGTTTGACGATCCAGCTCTTGATGTTGGTGGTTACGTTGAAGATCAAATCGAATCTGTAACTTTTGATCGCATCACAACGCAAACGGCGAAACAGGTTATCGTACAGAAAGTTCGTGAAGCAGAACGTGCGATGGTTGTTGATCAGTTCCGTGAGCAAGAAGGCGAAATTATCACCGGTGTCGTGAAGAAGGTGAATCGTGATAATATTTCGCTTGAAGTCAGACCAATCGATGGTTCTAGCACCAGCGCAGAAGCGGTAATTGGCCGTGAAGATATGCTGCCTCGTGAAAATTTCCGCCCTGGCGACCGTATTCGTGGCGTGCTGTACTCTGTTCGCCCTGAAGCGCGTGGTGCTCAACTGTTTGTCAGCCGTTCCCGTCCGGAAATGTTGGTTGAACTCTTCCGCATTGAAGTGCCAGAAATCGGTGAAGAAGTTATCGAGATTAAGGCTGCGGCTCGCGATCCGGGTTCACGTGCAAAAATTGCCGTGAAGACGAATGATAAGCGTATCGATCCCGTCGGTGCTTGTGTTGGTATGCGTGGTGCGCGCGTACAGGCTGTTTCCAGCGAGCTGGGCGGCGAGCGTATTGATATCATTCTGTGGGATGATAATCCTGCTCAGTTTGTGATCAATGCCATGGCGCCTGCCGATGTGGTATCGATCGTGGTTGATGAAGATACCTGCACGATGGATATCGCTGTTGAGTCGAGCAATCTGGCTCAGGCGATTGGTCGAAACGGGCAGAACGTACGTTTGGCTTCCCAACTGTTGAAACAGCATCGTTCAGACGATCGTTGGGAACTGAACGTGATGACAGTGGAAGATCTTCAAGCCAAGCATCAGGCTGAGGCTCATGCTGCAATCGACGTCTTTACCAAGCACCTTGATATTGATGAAGAGTTTGCCACCGTGCTGGTTGAAGAAGGTTTCTCCTCACTTGAAGAACTGGCTTACGTGCCAATCAAGGAACTGTTGGCTATCGAAGGCTTTGATGAAGAAACCGTTGAGGCATTGCGTGAGCGTGCGAAAGCCGCATTAACAACGCTGGCACTGGCGCATGAAGAAAGCCTTGGTGACGGTCAACCTGCTGAAGACTTGCTTGGCTTGCCTGGGCTGTCGCGTGAGTTGGCGTTCAAGCTTGCTGCGATCGGTGTTTGTACGCTGGAAGATCTTGCTGAACAGGGCGTTGACGACCTGACAGATATTGAAGAGCTCAATGATGAGCAAGCGGGCGAATTGATTATGGCCGCACGTAATATCTGTTGGTTTGGCGACGACAACGAATAA
- the rimP gene encoding ribosome maturation factor RimP, which produces MSTLEQKLTEMISAPVAALGYELVGIEFIRSRQSTLRIYIDSEDGITVDDCADVSHQVSAVLDVEDPITVAYNLEVSSPGLERPLFTAAHYLHFVGEEVTVVLRMAVQNRRKWLGVIKAVDGEMITITVEGKDEVFALSNIQKANLVPHF; this is translated from the coding sequence TTGTCCACATTAGAGCAAAAATTAACAGAGATGATTTCAGCACCCGTTGCCGCATTAGGTTACGAATTAGTTGGGATTGAGTTCATCCGCAGTCGCCAATCGACACTGCGTATCTATATTGATAGTGAAGATGGGATCACTGTTGATGATTGTGCTGATGTCAGCCACCAGGTCAGTGCGGTATTGGACGTCGAAGATCCAATCACTGTCGCCTATAACTTGGAAGTTTCGTCTCCAGGGCTTGAGCGTCCCTTATTCACGGCGGCACATTATCTGCATTTCGTCGGTGAAGAGGTGACAGTGGTGCTGCGTATGGCAGTCCAGAATCGCCGTAAATGGTTGGGTGTAATCAAAGCTGTTGACGGCGAAATGATCACCATAACAGTGGAAGGCAAAGATGAAGTATTCGCGCTGAGCAACATTCAGAAAGCGAATCTTGTACCCCACTTTTAA
- a CDS encoding HlyD family efflux transporter periplasmic adaptor subunit has translation MIRHHFWSQLRRRHLIVLLLIVAFGMLTWLLAGRANEQESAPQGQWLPVQPQLLENQLGLVGRIQAAKQTTLAAPFEGTIREVLVREGQRVEQGQTLLILDPRQIEIQLRQAQAEVLKTQREVQSLRQWEQSAEVSRARRAVSSARSTFSNTQANLRDTQALFERGIVARMEVDTLKQQIRSQEQDLSAAQEELRTVQARGNGEDRKIAEMELTNAQARYQMLATQVERQTVKAPFSGFVVRPATPDNGKPVVIQPGLLVSQGAPLFDVIAQGRFQVATRVEETDLHQLKEGMAVNVSGDGFAGQILTGKVTSIDMQANVADISGSGAYYDVVVSLDTPLSDLGQNIRLGMSARLAIIVYRNEQGIAVPALAVQTDEKGRTYVVYRPTADAPSKKINVMLGGSVAQGIEINGVEAGEVLIP, from the coding sequence ATGATTAGGCATCACTTTTGGTCTCAACTGCGCCGGCGTCACCTTATTGTATTGCTGTTGATTGTGGCGTTCGGCATGCTTACTTGGCTGCTGGCAGGGCGCGCGAATGAACAGGAAAGCGCGCCTCAGGGGCAATGGTTACCTGTCCAACCCCAATTATTGGAGAATCAATTAGGATTGGTTGGACGCATTCAGGCCGCGAAGCAGACAACGCTGGCGGCTCCTTTTGAAGGCACTATCCGCGAGGTATTGGTGCGTGAGGGACAACGAGTCGAACAAGGGCAAACGTTACTGATACTGGATCCCAGGCAAATTGAGATTCAGCTACGTCAGGCGCAGGCGGAAGTGCTCAAGACGCAGCGCGAGGTACAATCGCTCAGGCAGTGGGAGCAAAGCGCTGAGGTATCACGTGCGCGGCGTGCGGTAAGCTCAGCTCGGTCTACTTTTAGCAATACGCAAGCCAATCTTCGGGATACACAGGCGCTGTTCGAACGTGGCATCGTCGCGCGTATGGAGGTTGATACGTTAAAGCAGCAAATTCGTTCGCAGGAGCAGGACCTGAGCGCCGCACAAGAGGAGTTGCGAACGGTGCAGGCGCGTGGGAACGGTGAAGATCGTAAGATTGCGGAGATGGAGTTGACCAACGCACAGGCACGCTATCAGATGCTGGCTACTCAGGTTGAACGGCAGACGGTCAAAGCGCCGTTTAGCGGTTTTGTGGTGCGCCCGGCGACGCCTGATAACGGCAAACCGGTGGTCATTCAACCCGGTTTGCTGGTCAGTCAGGGGGCACCGCTGTTTGATGTCATTGCTCAGGGGCGTTTTCAGGTGGCGACTCGGGTCGAAGAGACAGACCTGCATCAGCTGAAAGAAGGGATGGCGGTCAACGTGAGTGGGGATGGTTTTGCCGGGCAAATACTCACAGGCAAGGTGACCTCGATTGACATGCAGGCCAATGTTGCTGATATATCTGGTAGCGGTGCTTACTATGATGTGGTGGTATCTCTTGATACGCCGTTGTCGGATTTAGGGCAAAACATTCGGCTGGGGATGAGCGCGCGGCTAGCCATCATTGTCTATCGTAACGAACAGGGCATCGCAGTGCCTGCGCTGGCGGTACAGACCGATGAGAAGGGGCGTACTTATGTGGTTTATCGTCCGACTGCTGATGCACCGTCAAAGAAAATCAATGTGATGTTAGGGGGCTCCGTAGCACAGGGTATTGAAATCAATGGCGTGGAGGCTGGTGAGGTGCTGATTCCTTGA